The proteins below come from a single Caenibius sp. WL genomic window:
- a CDS encoding DsbA family protein, which produces MAEQSKAGAARIVLYAVGVVLLGLLGGYAASWTGLTRPATDAAVREYLLEHPEILPEAMDRLQAREVANRLAPIKAQVTTPFPGAVLGNPNGSKILVEFTDFACTYCRHSVAEVDALIAQDPQLKVVIREMPILSEQSAAAARMGLAAAEQGRYPAFHKAMFELGPPSPTTIEAAAQKAGLDMARARTIAGSKAVETELARNLTIAERLSFNGTPSWVVGDQAFSGALPRDALAEALAKAHGEDKDKGKDS; this is translated from the coding sequence ATGGCTGAACAATCGAAGGCGGGCGCGGCCCGGATCGTCCTCTATGCGGTGGGCGTGGTGTTGCTGGGGCTGCTCGGCGGTTATGCCGCGTCGTGGACCGGGCTCACCCGCCCCGCAACCGACGCTGCGGTGCGCGAATACCTGCTGGAACATCCCGAAATCCTGCCCGAAGCGATGGACCGCCTGCAAGCACGCGAAGTCGCCAACCGGCTTGCGCCGATCAAGGCCCAGGTCACCACTCCTTTCCCCGGCGCAGTTCTAGGAAACCCAAATGGTTCAAAAATCCTAGTTGAGTTTACCGATTTCGCGTGCACATATTGCCGTCATAGTGTGGCCGAAGTCGACGCACTGATCGCGCAGGACCCACAGCTCAAAGTGGTGATCCGCGAAATGCCGATCCTTTCGGAACAGAGCGCCGCCGCCGCACGGATGGGCCTCGCCGCCGCCGAACAGGGTCGCTATCCCGCTTTCCACAAGGCAATGTTCGAACTGGGCCCGCCGTCCCCCACCACGATCGAAGCGGCCGCACAGAAGGCCGGGCTCGACATGGCCCGCGCCAGGACGATTGCCGGATCCAAAGCGGTGGAAACCGAACTGGCGCGCAATCTCACCATTGCCGAACGGCTGAGTTTCAATGGCACCCCCAGTTGGGTGGTCGGCGATCAGGCGTTTTCCGGCGCGCTCCCGCGCGATGCACTGGCGGAAGCGCTGGCCAAGGCTCACGGCGAGGACAAAGACAAAGGCAAGGATAGCTGA
- the nadC gene encoding carboxylating nicotinate-nucleotide diphosphorylase, translated as MGFDLTGFDCDAFVRATLEEDLGVGLPGGGQDVTADSVIPADARFSGVMDSRDAIVVAGLPIAAAFFRALDPAMEIAFLAQEGQAVPAGTHLLHLSGNARAMLTAERSALNTVQHLSGIATMTRAYVEAMGESGCILLDTRKTIPGLRHLEKYATRMGGAQNHRMGLWDAAMIKDNHVLVAGDVGEAVRRARAAGVANVICEVDRIDQIEPALTAGASHLLLDNMDVPTLREAVALVAGRVPTEASGGIDLTTIGAKAATGVTYVSVGRLTQSAPAADIGLDFTPL; from the coding sequence ATGGGTTTCGATCTCACCGGCTTCGATTGTGATGCCTTTGTTCGCGCCACGCTGGAAGAAGACCTCGGCGTGGGCCTGCCCGGCGGCGGGCAGGATGTCACGGCGGACAGCGTGATCCCCGCCGATGCGCGCTTTTCCGGGGTGATGGACAGCCGCGATGCGATCGTGGTCGCGGGGCTGCCCATTGCCGCCGCATTCTTCCGCGCGCTCGATCCCGCGATGGAGATCGCTTTTCTGGCCCAGGAGGGGCAGGCCGTGCCTGCCGGCACGCATCTCCTTCATCTGTCGGGCAACGCCCGCGCCATGTTGACCGCGGAGCGGAGCGCACTCAACACCGTGCAGCACCTTTCTGGCATCGCCACCATGACCCGCGCCTACGTCGAAGCCATGGGCGAGAGCGGCTGCATCCTGCTGGATACGCGCAAGACCATTCCCGGCCTGCGTCATCTGGAAAAATACGCCACTCGGATGGGCGGGGCGCAGAATCACCGCATGGGGCTGTGGGATGCGGCAATGATCAAGGACAACCACGTGCTGGTCGCCGGTGATGTCGGCGAAGCGGTGCGCCGGGCGCGCGCCGCCGGAGTGGCCAACGTGATCTGCGAAGTGGACCGGATCGACCAGATCGAACCGGCGCTGACGGCAGGCGCCAGCCATCTCCTCCTCGACAACATGGACGTGCCGACACTGCGCGAAGCGGTGGCGCTGGTCGCCGGCCGGGTCCCGACCGAAGCATCGGGCGGGATCGACCTCACCACGATCGGCGCGAAGGCTGCCACCGGCGTGACGTACGTTTCGGTCGGCCGCCTGACGCAAAGCGCCCCCGCCGCCGATATCGGTCTCGATTTTACCCCGCTTTAG
- a CDS encoding M23 family metallopeptidase, with amino-acid sequence MIGRQVPLVAAFAAVGVSVLAGCVAPARDSAPGNERAQAQRPQDRPAPPPPVRRATPPGAADFTFAGEQTQGGWIRGTAPGGTERLTLDGAEIATAADGTFFAAFDRDAGPSATLVAILADGRRVERRLAISPRAWRIEHINVARKPGGPTEAFLKIRRPEIERINAARAVNAHSDGWRQTFIWPAKGRISGLFGSQRVYRGEPGAYHSGLDIATGGSGAPFVAPADGVVVLAAQTPFSLEGHLLMIDHGNGLNSAFLHCSALLVREGERVKQGQTIGRIGATGRATGPHLHWSIKWRDARLDPLLFTGPMR; translated from the coding sequence GTGATCGGGCGGCAGGTTCCCCTCGTGGCCGCGTTCGCAGCCGTGGGGGTATCGGTGTTGGCGGGATGTGTGGCGCCCGCGCGTGACTCCGCGCCCGGCAACGAGCGGGCCCAAGCGCAGCGGCCGCAGGATCGCCCTGCCCCGCCGCCACCTGTCCGCCGGGCAACACCGCCCGGCGCGGCCGATTTTACGTTTGCCGGGGAACAGACGCAGGGCGGCTGGATTCGCGGCACCGCGCCCGGTGGGACGGAACGCCTTACGCTCGACGGGGCCGAAATCGCGACTGCGGCCGATGGCACGTTCTTTGCTGCCTTCGATCGCGATGCGGGCCCATCGGCCACGCTTGTCGCGATTCTGGCCGATGGTCGCCGGGTGGAACGCCGCCTTGCCATATCGCCGCGCGCATGGCGGATCGAACATATCAACGTCGCCCGTAAACCCGGCGGGCCGACCGAAGCTTTCCTGAAAATCCGTCGCCCGGAAATCGAACGGATCAATGCGGCCCGCGCGGTCAACGCGCATAGCGACGGTTGGCGGCAGACGTTCATCTGGCCGGCCAAGGGGCGGATTTCTGGCCTGTTCGGTTCGCAGCGCGTCTATCGTGGGGAACCGGGCGCTTATCACAGCGGTCTCGATATCGCGACGGGCGGCAGCGGCGCGCCATTTGTCGCGCCGGCCGATGGGGTCGTGGTGCTGGCGGCGCAGACGCCGTTCTCGCTCGAAGGGCATTTGCTGATGATCGATCACGGCAATGGTCTCAACAGTGCGTTCCTCCATTGCTCGGCGCTTCTCGTTCGCGAAGGGGAACGGGTGAAACAGGGGCAGACCATCGGCCGCATCGGCGCCACCGGCCGCGCCACCGGGCCGCATTTGCACTGGAGCATCAAATGGCGCGACGCCCGGCTCGATCCGCTGTTGTTCACAGGGCCGATGCGCTGA
- a CDS encoding M48 family metalloprotease has product MRNPARLLTRIFAVVVVVVLSAQHALAQSILRDAETEALFQDMGKPLVDAAGLGKGNVDIVLINDSSINAFVAGGQAIYIHSGLINAASNVDEVQGVIAHELGHITGGHIIRFDEGAKAASNITILSLLLGVAAAAAGAPDAAMGVLAAGQQAAMGKFLAFTRAQESSADAAGAQFLSKAGISGRGSIDFFKKLQNQEFRYGYSQSDEASFGRTHPLTGDRIANLRDIYEKDPAWDNKPDPGLQERFLRVRAKLYGYLADPARTLATYPPTDNSIPAHYARAYAYHKDALVTKALAETAALLSVEPKNPYFLELQGQILLESGKPTQAIPALRDANRLTGNNPLIATIFGHALIATEDPANYPEAITVLRAAVARDRQNRFAWYQLGVAYAAQGDTPRAQLASAEQQVLDQRYPEALQNAQAALVELPEHSADWLRAQDITMQARAALEDKKKKGKSKRNG; this is encoded by the coding sequence ATGCGCAATCCCGCCCGCCTGCTCACCCGGATTTTCGCGGTTGTCGTCGTTGTTGTGCTCTCAGCGCAACATGCTCTGGCGCAATCCATCCTGCGCGACGCCGAAACCGAGGCACTGTTTCAGGATATGGGCAAGCCGCTGGTCGATGCCGCAGGGCTGGGCAAAGGCAATGTCGATATCGTCCTGATCAACGATTCCTCGATCAACGCTTTCGTTGCTGGCGGTCAGGCGATCTATATTCACAGCGGGCTGATCAACGCCGCCTCCAATGTCGATGAAGTGCAAGGGGTCATCGCGCACGAACTGGGCCACATCACCGGTGGCCATATCATCCGGTTCGACGAAGGTGCCAAGGCGGCCAGCAACATCACGATCCTGTCGCTGTTGCTGGGTGTCGCAGCGGCGGCGGCAGGCGCACCCGATGCCGCGATGGGCGTTCTCGCCGCGGGCCAGCAGGCCGCCATGGGCAAGTTCCTCGCTTTCACCCGGGCGCAGGAATCCTCCGCCGATGCGGCCGGGGCGCAGTTCCTGTCGAAAGCCGGCATTTCCGGGCGCGGTTCGATCGATTTCTTCAAGAAATTGCAGAATCAGGAATTTCGCTACGGCTATAGCCAGAGCGATGAGGCATCGTTCGGTCGCACGCACCCCCTGACCGGAGATCGCATCGCCAACTTGCGCGACATCTACGAGAAAGACCCCGCTTGGGACAACAAGCCCGATCCGGGCTTGCAGGAACGCTTCCTTCGCGTGCGGGCGAAGCTCTACGGCTATCTGGCCGATCCCGCCCGGACGCTGGCCACCTACCCGCCGACCGACAACAGCATTCCGGCGCACTATGCCCGCGCCTACGCCTATCACAAGGATGCGCTGGTCACGAAAGCGCTGGCGGAAACGGCCGCCCTTCTCTCGGTCGAACCGAAAAATCCCTATTTCCTCGAACTGCAGGGGCAGATCCTGCTGGAATCGGGCAAGCCGACCCAGGCCATTCCCGCTTTGCGCGATGCCAACAGGCTGACGGGCAACAACCCGCTGATCGCCACTATTTTCGGCCACGCGCTGATCGCCACGGAAGATCCCGCGAACTATCCCGAAGCGATCACCGTGCTCAGGGCCGCTGTCGCCCGCGACCGCCAGAACCGCTTTGCGTGGTATCAACTGGGGGTGGCCTACGCAGCGCAGGGCGACACCCCCCGCGCCCAACTGGCCAGTGCGGAACAGCAGGTGCTCGACCAACGCTATCCCGAAGCGCTCCAGAATGCGCAGGCCGCTCTCGTCGAGCTGCCCGAACATTCGGCCGACTGGCTGAGAGCGCAGGATATCACGATGCAGGCGCGCGCCGCGCTTGAAGACAAGAAGAAAAAGGGTAAGTCCAAGCGTAATGGCTGA
- a CDS encoding nucleoside deaminase, translated as MKRWPIPEPMLAALTEAQVGALTGEVPVGAVVVKDGMIIARAHNAPRALYDPTAHAEILAIRRAAQVLGRDRLDGCELWVTLEPCAMCAGAIAHARIGRLYYGASDAKGGAVEQGARVFDQPQCLHRPEIYAGMGEEEAVEILRVFFRQRRG; from the coding sequence ATGAAACGCTGGCCGATCCCCGAACCGATGCTCGCCGCGCTGACGGAGGCGCAGGTGGGCGCTCTTACGGGCGAAGTGCCCGTGGGCGCGGTCGTCGTCAAGGATGGAATGATCATCGCCCGCGCGCACAACGCCCCGCGTGCCTTGTACGATCCTACCGCACATGCCGAGATACTGGCGATTCGGCGTGCGGCGCAGGTATTGGGCAGGGATCGGCTGGATGGCTGCGAACTGTGGGTGACGCTGGAACCCTGCGCCATGTGCGCGGGGGCTATTGCCCATGCGCGCATTGGCCGCCTCTATTACGGCGCATCCGATGCCAAAGGGGGCGCGGTGGAACAGGGCGCGCGGGTGTTCGATCAGCCGCAGTGCCTCCATCGCCCGGAAATCTATGCCGGAATGGGAGAGGAGGAAGCCGTGGAAATCCTGCGCGTCTTTTTCCGCCAGCGGCGCGGCTGA
- a CDS encoding esterase-like activity of phytase family protein, translating to MSFLRRFAILALCAVLLALSWWRSPLPPPNRDMRVSFTPIALAKTPQLAPGLTLERAWLVQGNGDDFGGYSALAVLGNGELFTLSDRGRYLWFRDPSRGDPQPRMGLFLTSEAKDKRLADSESLTHDPATGQLWVGYEQSNAIVRTDVQGRDPRAVRPAAMRDWVSNGGPEAMVRLADGRFIVLAESRDGWFSTTGPALLFPHDPVSGVKPVRFRYDAPPRSLPTDMAQLPDGRVLILHRQVVLGVPPGFVSKLVLADPAAIRQGTAWKGTVLATLEPPLPSDNFEGLAVAPRPDGSAVVWVISDDNQISFQRTILLKLRWKPVSDGKRQTREKGAR from the coding sequence ATGTCCTTTCTGCGCCGCTTTGCGATCCTCGCCCTATGCGCCGTGCTGTTGGCGCTGAGCTGGTGGCGCAGCCCCCTGCCCCCGCCCAATCGGGATATGCGGGTGTCTTTCACCCCCATCGCGCTGGCAAAAACCCCGCAACTGGCCCCTGGGCTGACGCTGGAACGGGCCTGGCTGGTGCAAGGCAACGGGGATGATTTCGGCGGTTATTCCGCGCTGGCGGTGCTCGGTAATGGTGAATTGTTCACGCTCAGCGATCGGGGCCGCTACCTGTGGTTTCGCGATCCTTCACGCGGCGATCCGCAGCCGCGCATGGGCCTTTTTCTCACCAGCGAGGCCAAGGACAAGCGGCTGGCCGACAGCGAATCGCTGACTCACGATCCCGCAACCGGCCAGCTATGGGTCGGCTATGAACAGAGCAATGCGATCGTCCGCACCGATGTGCAGGGGCGTGATCCGCGCGCCGTTCGCCCGGCGGCTATGCGTGACTGGGTTTCGAACGGCGGGCCGGAGGCGATGGTGCGCCTGGCCGATGGACGCTTCATCGTGCTGGCCGAATCGCGCGATGGGTGGTTTTCGACCACCGGGCCCGCGTTGCTGTTCCCTCACGATCCCGTTTCAGGGGTCAAGCCGGTGCGGTTCAGGTACGATGCGCCCCCCCGTTCGCTGCCGACCGACATGGCCCAATTGCCCGATGGCCGCGTGCTGATCTTGCATCGGCAGGTCGTGCTGGGGGTGCCGCCGGGCTTTGTCTCCAAGCTCGTCCTCGCAGATCCGGCGGCCATTCGCCAAGGCACGGCGTGGAAAGGCACGGTGCTCGCCACCCTCGAACCGCCGTTGCCGAGCGACAATTTCGAAGGGCTGGCCGTGGCCCCGAGACCCGATGGCAGCGCGGTGGTGTGGGTGATTTCGGATGACAACCAGATATCGTTCCAGCGGACGATTCTGCTGAAACTGCGCTGGAAACCGGTGTCGGATGGCAAACGGCAGACACGCGAAAAGGGCGCACGGTAG
- a CDS encoding DUF2093 domain-containing protein, with protein MLMSSNDPLAKLHYGASDFRVLKPGSHVLCAVSGERIPLDELRYWNARLQEAYASPEIATKRLLGA; from the coding sequence ATGCTGATGTCCTCCAACGATCCCCTCGCAAAGCTCCACTACGGCGCGAGCGATTTTCGCGTTCTCAAGCCGGGCAGCCACGTCCTGTGCGCCGTGTCGGGCGAACGTATTCCGCTGGATGAACTGCGGTACTGGAACGCCCGGTTGCAGGAGGCCTATGCCTCGCCCGAAATCGCCACCAAGCGTCTGCTGGGCGCGTGA
- the xseA gene encoding exodeoxyribonuclease VII large subunit, whose translation MPDPFEETDAPETGESAGLVAKGAPGDNAAPLSVSEISALLKRTVEDRFGYVRLRGELSGVKRAASGHLYCCLKDENARIDGVMWRGNAQRLPFTPEDGLEVIASGKLTTYPGRSSYQIVIDRMEIAGEGALLALLEKTKARLEAEGLFAPGRKKPLPYLPRVIGVVTSPTGAVIRDILHRLADRFPCHVLVWPVLVQGQGSAEQVAAAIEGFSQLPPDGAVPRPDLVIVARGGGSIEDLWSFNEEVVVRAIAACTIPIVSAVGHETDTTLADHAADRRAPTPTAAAEMAVPVRVELAALLDELALRKKRAILRPVGLGRERLMARVQRLPRPENLLAPQAQKLDDLSERLRRGLADRTMRERERLQERVRHLSAPILRARLDRARHGLETARLTPALLTQRVGAQCERLAALARLAQQLHPDRPLERGYVRVTDASGRTMTDRAVAAGQDALVLKFRDGPLDVVPQGKTPPPRPTPARARPRPAESGDQPKLL comes from the coding sequence ATGCCCGATCCCTTCGAAGAAACTGATGCCCCCGAAACGGGGGAGTCTGCCGGGCTGGTAGCGAAGGGCGCGCCCGGGGACAACGCTGCGCCGCTTTCCGTCAGTGAAATTTCCGCGCTGCTCAAGCGCACGGTGGAAGATCGCTTCGGCTATGTGCGACTGCGGGGGGAACTTTCGGGCGTCAAACGGGCGGCGTCGGGCCATCTCTATTGCTGCCTCAAGGATGAAAACGCCCGGATCGACGGGGTGATGTGGCGCGGCAATGCCCAGCGCCTGCCTTTCACGCCGGAAGACGGGCTGGAAGTGATCGCCAGTGGCAAGCTGACCACCTACCCGGGCCGTTCGTCCTATCAGATCGTGATCGATCGGATGGAGATCGCGGGCGAAGGGGCGCTGCTGGCGCTGCTGGAAAAGACCAAGGCCCGGCTGGAGGCGGAAGGGCTGTTCGCCCCCGGGCGCAAGAAGCCCCTCCCCTATCTGCCGCGTGTGATCGGTGTCGTCACCTCGCCCACGGGCGCGGTGATCCGCGATATCCTGCACCGGCTGGCGGACCGCTTTCCCTGCCATGTGCTGGTCTGGCCGGTGCTGGTGCAGGGGCAGGGTTCGGCGGAACAGGTGGCGGCGGCGATCGAGGGGTTCTCGCAGCTTCCCCCCGATGGCGCGGTGCCGCGGCCCGATCTGGTGATCGTGGCGCGCGGGGGCGGTTCGATCGAGGATCTGTGGAGCTTCAACGAGGAAGTGGTCGTGCGCGCGATTGCCGCCTGCACGATCCCCATCGTTTCGGCGGTGGGCCACGAAACGGATACCACGCTGGCCGACCACGCCGCCGACAGGCGCGCACCCACCCCCACCGCAGCGGCGGAAATGGCGGTGCCGGTGCGGGTGGAACTGGCCGCGCTGCTGGATGAACTGGCGCTGCGCAAGAAGCGGGCGATCCTCCGCCCGGTGGGGCTGGGGCGCGAACGGCTGATGGCGCGGGTGCAGCGCCTGCCGCGCCCGGAAAACCTCCTCGCCCCCCAGGCGCAGAAGCTGGATGATCTGTCCGAACGGTTGCGGCGCGGCCTTGCCGACCGCACGATGCGCGAACGGGAACGGTTGCAGGAACGCGTGCGGCACCTTTCCGCGCCGATTCTTCGCGCGCGGCTGGATCGGGCCCGACATGGGCTGGAAACCGCGCGGCTCACTCCGGCGCTGCTGACCCAGCGGGTCGGCGCCCAATGCGAACGGCTGGCGGCCCTCGCCCGACTGGCGCAGCAGCTCCACCCCGATCGCCCGCTGGAGCGTGGCTATGTCCGCGTCACCGATGCATCCGGGCGCACGATGACGGATCGGGCCGTGGCTGCCGGGCAGGATGCTCTGGTGCTGAAATTTCGCGATGGTCCGCTCGATGTCGTGCCACAGGGCAAGACTCCCCCGCCCCGCCCCACGCCGGCCCGAGCCAGACCACGGCCCGCCGAATCGGGCGATCAGCCGAAATTGCTTTGA
- a CDS encoding MmcB family DNA repair protein — protein MVDEPILTASGAPEDEREARRVARGICRLFARNNIWCLPEMPLRNGRRADLMGLDEKGRIVIVEIKVARADLLGDAKWPDYLEFCDRFFWGLSPHLDRACLEHPEFRPESCGIIVADGYDAEIVRPAPSLSLAAARRKVEVERLARVAMRRAVVAADPGLAPLLPG, from the coding sequence ATGGTCGATGAACCGATTCTAACCGCATCCGGCGCGCCTGAGGATGAACGCGAAGCGCGGCGCGTGGCGCGGGGTATCTGCCGGCTGTTCGCGCGCAACAATATCTGGTGTCTGCCGGAAATGCCGCTGCGCAACGGGCGCCGCGCGGATTTGATGGGGCTGGACGAGAAGGGGCGGATCGTGATTGTTGAGATAAAGGTCGCCCGCGCCGATCTGCTCGGCGACGCCAAATGGCCTGACTATCTCGAGTTTTGCGACCGGTTCTTCTGGGGCCTGTCCCCTCATCTGGACCGCGCTTGCCTGGAACATCCCGAATTTCGCCCGGAAAGCTGCGGGATCATTGTTGCCGATGGCTACGACGCGGAAATCGTTCGCCCCGCACCGTCGCTTAGCCTTGCCGCTGCGCGACGCAAAGTCGAAGTGGAGCGCTTGGCGCGCGTAGCAATGCGGCGGGCCGTTGTCGCCGCCGACCCGGGACTGGCTCCCTTGCTCCCTGGATAG
- the rpmB gene encoding 50S ribosomal protein L28 — MSRICELTGKGRQVGHNVSHANNKTKRVFLPNLQNVTLLSEKLDRSFKFRVSTHGLRSVEHNGGLDNWLLKTSDEKLSPRARKVKREVAKAAVAA; from the coding sequence ATGTCGCGGATTTGCGAACTGACCGGCAAGGGCCGCCAAGTCGGCCACAATGTGAGCCACGCCAACAACAAGACCAAGCGCGTGTTCCTGCCCAACCTGCAGAATGTCACGCTGCTGTCGGAAAAGCTGGATCGCAGCTTCAAGTTCCGCGTTTCGACGCACGGCCTGCGTTCGGTCGAACACAACGGCGGTCTCGACAACTGGCTGCTCAAGACTTCCGACGAGAAGCTTTCCCCGCGCGCCCGCAAGGTGAAGCGCGAAGTGGCGAAGGCTGCCGTCGCCGCCTGA
- a CDS encoding histidine kinase, which yields MAVLSLKPTPFFANKNRAFWQLQIAGWGGAMVVRGMTTVANEKPFSFLLLVVIATITGFSLSLVLSVIYRQLIHRRPLVTWGLTGIALAGAVSVSAFINGWVISLYQVNSEASFAQLFLGVFYIDLTLLGAWSALYYAINFYVQIEEQADRMLRLEAEATGAQLAMLRYQLNPHFLFNTLNSISTLVLLKQTEPANAMLMRLSSFLRHTLINEAGSKVSIEQEVETLKLYLDIERMRFEDRLRTEFRVDPEAGDALLPSLLLQPLVENAIKYAVSPQEEGARITLTAQLVGQRLRITVSDTGPGLQNAELRPTYPGVVTGAGEHTSTGVGLSNIRDRLGQAYGDEHRFEIRNPPEGGFTVIIEIPYEPAKKAETPQARVPVADAPVTAIPDKRSLGTPA from the coding sequence ATGGCCGTGCTGTCCCTTAAACCGACACCCTTTTTCGCCAACAAGAACCGCGCTTTCTGGCAATTGCAGATCGCGGGCTGGGGCGGGGCCATGGTGGTGCGCGGCATGACCACCGTGGCGAACGAGAAGCCGTTCTCGTTCCTGCTGCTGGTGGTGATCGCCACGATCACGGGCTTTTCGCTCAGCCTCGTCCTTTCGGTGATCTATCGCCAACTCATCCACCGCCGGCCGCTGGTCACCTGGGGGCTGACCGGTATTGCGCTGGCAGGCGCGGTCAGCGTTTCGGCCTTCATCAACGGCTGGGTCATCAGCCTCTATCAGGTGAACAGCGAGGCGAGTTTCGCCCAGTTGTTCCTCGGCGTGTTCTATATCGACCTGACGCTGCTGGGCGCATGGTCGGCACTCTATTACGCGATCAACTTCTACGTCCAGATCGAGGAACAGGCTGACCGCATGCTGCGGCTCGAAGCGGAAGCGACCGGGGCACAGCTTGCCATGCTGCGCTACCAACTCAATCCGCATTTCCTGTTCAACACGCTCAATTCGATTTCGACGCTGGTGCTGCTCAAACAAACCGAGCCCGCCAACGCGATGCTGATGCGGCTATCGTCGTTTCTGCGCCACACGTTGATCAACGAAGCGGGCAGCAAGGTTTCGATCGAGCAGGAAGTCGAGACGCTGAAGCTCTATCTCGACATCGAACGGATGCGGTTCGAGGATCGGCTGCGAACCGAATTCCGCGTCGACCCGGAAGCGGGCGATGCGCTGCTGCCTTCGTTACTGCTGCAACCGCTGGTCGAAAACGCGATCAAATATGCCGTTTCCCCGCAGGAGGAAGGGGCCAGAATCACGCTGACCGCACAACTCGTCGGCCAAAGGCTTCGCATTACCGTCTCCGACACCGGGCCGGGATTGCAAAACGCCGAACTAAGGCCGACCTATCCGGGTGTCGTTACCGGCGCCGGTGAGCACACCTCCACCGGCGTGGGTTTGTCCAACATTCGGGATCGGCTTGGCCAGGCATATGGCGACGAACATCGCTTCGAGATTCGCAATCCGCCTGAGGGAGGTTTCACCGTTATTATCGAAATCCCTTACGAGCCTGCCAAGAAGGCGGAAACCCCACAGGCCCGCGTGCCTGTGGCAGATGCGCCGGTCACAGCCATCCCCGACAAACGCTCGCTCGGAACCCCCGCATGA
- a CDS encoding LytTR family transcriptional regulator DNA-binding domain-containing protein: MTIRTILVDDEKLAIQGLQLRLEAFPDVEVIDTCSNGREAIRKIKTEKPDLVFLDIQMPGFDGFSVVKGVMEIEPPLFVFVTAYQEHAIRAFEANAVNYLMKPVDVDKLADTIERVRQRMAEKKSAEEAEKLKNVLSEVAPDAVENMPEQDDSTNRYEKLINVKDRGQIFRVDVDSIEHIEAAGDYMCIYTGDNSLILRETMKDLERRLDPRVFQRVHRSTIVNLDQVRQVKPHTNGECFLVLESGAQVKVSRSYRDVVARFVH; this comes from the coding sequence ATGACTATCCGAACCATACTTGTCGATGACGAAAAGCTCGCCATCCAAGGACTGCAACTGCGCCTTGAAGCTTTCCCCGATGTCGAGGTGATCGACACCTGCTCCAACGGGCGCGAGGCGATCCGCAAGATCAAGACGGAAAAGCCCGATCTCGTTTTCCTCGATATCCAGATGCCCGGCTTCGACGGTTTCTCCGTCGTCAAGGGCGTGATGGAAATCGAACCGCCGCTGTTCGTCTTCGTCACCGCCTATCAGGAACATGCGATCCGCGCGTTCGAAGCCAATGCGGTGAATTATCTGATGAAGCCTGTCGACGTCGACAAGCTAGCCGACACCATCGAGCGGGTGCGCCAGCGCATGGCCGAAAAGAAATCCGCCGAAGAAGCCGAAAAGCTCAAGAACGTCCTTTCCGAAGTCGCCCCCGATGCGGTGGAAAACATGCCGGAACAGGACGATTCCACCAATCGCTACGAAAAGCTGATCAACGTGAAGGATCGCGGCCAGATCTTCCGCGTCGATGTCGATTCAATCGAACATATCGAAGCCGCGGGCGATTACATGTGCATCTACACCGGCGACAATTCGCTGATCCTGCGCGAAACGATGAAGGATCTCGAACGGCGGCTTGATCCGCGCGTATTCCAGCGCGTGCATCGCTCCACCATCGTCAATCTCGACCAAGTGCGCCAGGTGAAGCCGCACACCAATGGCGAATGCTTCCTCGTGCTGGAAAGCGGCGCGCAAGTGAAAGTCAGCCGTTCCTACCGCGACGTGGTGGCGCGCTTCGTTCACTAG